GTCGCCGTCAAAAAATGCGTGGAGGCTTTTGTCTCCGAAACCCTGAGTATATTCTATGGCGTATTCGGAATTAACGGTATATTTTTCCGACACGACAAGGCTGTGCCGCGCAGTGTTTATTTGCGCGTCGCATACGCCTTCAACGAGAGAATAGACTCCGGGGGTTGTTTTTTTCGCGACCATTCCGCCAAGGTTCAGGGACGCTTCCGCGTAAGTATCGTCTGTTTTCCAGTTCAGCGGATTTATTACGTAACTGTCAGATTCAAGCATTACGTTCCTTTTCGCGCCTGGACCTTCCGTGTTCCACGAAATAATCACTCCCGTATCGGTTTCGCCTTCTGCAAAGTGTATGCCGGCTGCCGTCAGGTGCGGATTTGCTTCAAACCATTCGGGGGTAAAAGAAAAACCGAGCGCGTATGCCGCAACGACACGGCTCAAATACTCGGGGTGTTTTTTCATATAGTCTTCAAATATCAGTTTTATCAGCCCTGCGCCCTGTGAATGTCCGGCAAATATTACAG
This genomic window from Candidatus Equadaptatus faecalis contains:
- a CDS encoding DUF3089 domain-containing protein, producing SDSSATDYSKASNWMYKQDETAHKADMFYVYPTVTVKGEYAPVEDAVHRAAAQKIFARHGAQFFDCANVYAPYYRQATFESQFNGEVGDIEGLLKYYRTTQGWKDIQAALDYYFKNCNSGRPVIFAGHSQGAGLIKLIFEDYMKKHPEYLSRVVAAYALGFSFTPEWFEANPHLTAAGIHFAEGETDTGVIISWNTEGPGAKRNVMLESDSYVINPLNWKTDDTYAEASLNLGGMVAKKTTPGVYSLVEGVCDAQINTARHSLVVSEKYTVNSEYAIEYTQGFGDKSLHAFFDGDLFYKNIGVNAAKRIDEFCRKNNVQE